The genomic stretch GACCAGGAGAGAATGCTGCCTAGACATGACACCGTATACACAGCCATAGTGAATGAAATGTAAGGCCGTGGTCTATGTGCCTGAATGTAACGGGACCAGGAAAGGAGAAGAGCCTGCGAAGGATTGAATGGATAGAATAGAGATTGATGGAAAGTGAAATCACAAGAGAGAGAGCGTGTCCTGTTTGTCACGCTTCATGGATCCTGCCACCGGCAGCCAACCCCAGCCCTGACATGAGGGCTCTTTATTGTGCCTGATTAATGGGAGGACATGCCTGgctccatctcatatctataccCTGCCTGTCTCCCTCACATGTATCTCATATCTAGAACATAAATATTAGTATTttatatctatgtatctcatatttatcttctACGGATCTCACCTATATATCCAGCCATGAAACATTTGTTTACTAGGTTGAcctatacacatatacagtatacccatAATCTCCTTTTCTGCATTGTGTTGTATGATTTTCACCACTTACCTCCAAAGTTGATGACGCAGGACACTGTGATGATCAGGAGTCCACCCACCAACGCCACAATACTTAACAGTTTGGCCACCCGTCCCAGTCTGAGGGCCCCGTCCACATCACCTTGTTGGAGGCTGTTACGGGACTAGGGTAAAGGAAAAGAGTAGGATTAGTACTAGTGGAGGGGAATTCACAGCACTAAGGAAGGGGTGTATCAGTATGTGTGTGCTATATCGTCCATCCTTTCTTATCGTCATCCATTGCCCTCCATCATATCACCCATCATCCATCTGTACATGTCTACCTCTACCATACTTTCAACACCTTATCACCCATGGCTTTATTCATCAATCATCACTCTCCATCCCCTTACGTCCTAGTCAGTCATCCTACGGACATCACATCAACATCTCCTTCTACACTAACACCTCAGTGAAGCGGCCTCGCTGATGGTGCCATCGCTACATCCAACTGTTCATCTTCTTTTTCTGCAATCATTGTTCTGAATGGCAGCAtgtggttagcactggggtcctaggttcagattagaccgaggacaacatctgCACCCTGAGGAAACCTCTGTGGAAttcagattgtgagctccatttggGGACAGCCAtcaatgataatgtctgtaaagcactgcggaatatgccagcgctatataagtgagaaaaatatatattaaattaaCACATTACCGTGTGTACAATGCAACCATATTTGTCTCTGACCGTCATCTCAAACCATTGCTCCAAATTCCTCCATCTTCTTCACCATCTCCTCATCTTGTGTAGAAAGCCACCCGCCCGGATTTGCTCTACGTTACATTACCTCCCCCGGCCATGTTGATATATTCCTAcctcattcacattatctccGCATTCACTCCACTTCCCTTTGTAATTAACTAACTAACCTAACATTACTTCAAGATGAAGTGGTCCACCTACTGCGATGTAATCCTTGCCATTCATCTATCCCCGATCTGAAATAGTCTGTTTACTATTCACTGCTTTCATTTTATTTCAGTCTATCTTACTTAACAAGCCCCTGTTAGAAATATGCATCGAACTTCTCCTCTCTACGTGAATTCCTTCCTCTTGATATGTCACGTTTAGAAACCCTTCATATGTTCATTATATGTCCTTCTGGAATGAACATCTGATATTTCCTCACGTTCACAATGTTCTAGGTTCCCTCACTCCCTCAATTCCCTTTAGCTACTGAAATTTTGTGGAAAATTTCTCTCCAGTTCTGTTGTCTACAATTCGTGATAATCTAGGCTTCATTCTCAATTCATTCTCTCCTGGTGTCATCAGACCTCTCGCACTTACACCTAACTGCAtcaaaataactgcaacaacaaCCAATGCAACACTCAAGAGGATTGTGCGTCTGGAAGTATTGGTTGAAATTAACGACCATAGCCAAAAGATTTATGGAAGTGTTAACCAACCTGCATGACAAGCACCACACGTTCCCATTACCTACACATTCACACTTCTTAACTACATATGGAAATCTTATCCAGCCAACCAGCACTTTGCCAACAGCTGCCTACAGGTGGGTCGCTTTGGTTTGGTTGACATGAACCAATTTGTTTACATACAAGCAGATATACCTTGGTATATATTTGGCTTATTCCATAGGAAGATGACTGAATGCACTTCCAAGTGTGACACAACATTTTTCATGAAGAGGACACAGTGGGCGAGGAGACTTGTTAGATAATGAAATGAGATGAGTCATTATAACGTTACGATGTAAAGGACCATAAACACCTTGACTGTAAGACATTGGCCATTTTCCTTACCATGATGGAATACACAAAGCCAATGATGTTGACTGGCCACATAGGACAAAAGCAAGACAGAATGGCAATGAACAGATAGTCCTTTGGCTTTTCTGCCTCGACAGCGCTGGCAGTGGCAGTAGACCCTTGTCGACAGAGACTTGGCCGAGGAGAATTTGAAGCAGCTTGAGCCAGACGTACTTCTGAGCCTGTCAGACTAGGGGCTCGGGGTCCGCCATTGGCAGCTGGTTGGGCCTTCAAATCATTGAGAGATGAAGATTTTGATTGGATGGTCACAGATGGTTCCACCTCTGAAACAGTAGCCTCCTGAGCTGGCTCTGGCTCTGGCCCCGGCTCCTCTACCACCACCACGGTGGTAGAACATACCGGCTCTGAGGGTTCTGCTGGTGTAGTCTCAACTTCAGGTGGAGGCCCCGTGTCTGCTGGTGACGTTGCCATGGGTAAAGGAGCCAGCAGAGAAAATTGAGAAGAAAGTCGTGAAGGATCGTAGATGATGGGCCCAGAAGAGAGACGTCAAGAAGGAAAGCAAGAGCTTGATTCTAAAATGGTTGAAGAAGTAGAAGAATCATACACTGGGTGGGTAAGTGCACATACGCTAGTTATTAACAGGGTGAAAAAAGTAGTAAATTAATTCCATCTGTTACAAGACTTTAATTGTAGCCCACAGGAAAACTGACGTACATAGTGTACTGGGATCATTCTCCACCACATGAACTCCCCGTAGCACATTATCACCCATACCCACAATGAGCACTTCAGATTCCTCCTGTAAATGTTCTCTACAAAATCCTTAAATCCTCGTGATCTCCTATTATTCTACAATCAAAAAAGACACCACACCATACAGCTCCCCTTGCATCTTTCTCTTCGCTTCTTGATTAATGTAATAACTAACCATAAAAATACTCCTAGAAAGTCTTACAAcctctcctattactccatataactccTCTCTTCCCTGTAACTCCTCATATTACCCTTAAAGATAATGAACACCTTCggagagcaattttttttttattgcattttacttatttttgggttaaaaaacatttttcaacTGGTCGTTATTTAAACAATTTGaacagtttttgttctacaggGTTAGCTTTCAGTCTGTGTGCAGAGTATCTTGCGTTCCGTCTCACACTGAGCCCGTCAGGTTAGTGCTCTGACGGCTCGGAGTATatgccttatctctgaactcctgggaGCTCATAAACACTCTTAATAAGAGTTTAGctacaatgagtgtttatgagctgtcaggggtGAGGGCTATATCCATTGAGCCGTCAGAGCAGCAACCTGACAGGTCCGGTGTGAGACTGAACGCAACATACTCTGCACATGGACTGAAACCTAACcctgtagaacaaaaactgttgaacactttgaataaatacccaaaaattatttttagcccaaaattagtaaaatgcaataacaAAAAAGTTGTTCATAACATAAGCAACTCCAATTGTTTTCTGTAACTCCTATTACCACTCTTTATAaccactcctattactacctagAACTCCTCCCAATACTTTATAACTGCGCCTATTATTTTCTGTAACTCCTATTACCACTCTTTATAACCACTCCTACAACTATCTATAACTCCTCCTACATGTTATTACTCCTTGTAGCTTCTCCTACTAATTTTTTGTATAACCCCTCCTATTACTCCCTATAGGTCCTCCCACTACTCTATAACCCCTCCTATTACTCC from Bufo gargarizans isolate SCDJY-AF-19 chromosome 8, ASM1485885v1, whole genome shotgun sequence encodes the following:
- the LOC122944507 gene encoding proline-rich transmembrane protein 2-like isoform X1 — translated: MATSPADTGPPPEVETTPAEPSEPVCSTTVVVVEEPGPEPEPAQEATVSEVEPSVTIQSKSSSLNDLKAQPAANGGPRAPSLTGSEVRLAQAASNSPRPSLCRQGSTATASAVEAEKPKDYLFIAILSCFCPMWPVNIIGFVYSIMSRNSLQQGDVDGALRLGRVAKLLSIVALVGGLLIITVSCVINFGGKW
- the LOC122944507 gene encoding proline-rich transmembrane protein 2-like isoform X2, producing the protein MATSPADTGPPPEVETTPAEPSEPVCSTTVVVVEEPGPEPEPAQEATVSEVEPSVTIQSKSSSLNDLKAQPAANGGPRAPSLTGSEVRLAQAASNSPRPSLCRQGSTATASAVEAEKPKDYLFIAILSCFCPMWPVNIIGFVYSIMSRNSLQQGDVDGALRLGRVAKLLSIVALVGGLLIITVSCVINFGVL